The genomic stretch CACTGATTAGGGTCATCACTGCCATATCCTGATGGCGTATATGGCTGATTTCATGCCCCAGAACTGCTTTCAATTCTTCTTCATCCAGGAGGTTCAGGATCCCCCGGGTAACACAGACCCTCCCATCACCTTTTGACCGACCGAAAGCGAAGGCATTGGGAATACTGGTTTCAGATATTCCCACCTTGGGTTTGGGAATATTGGCATTCATGGCCAGTTCATCCACCATGGAATGCAGGTTAGGAGCTTCCTGGGGGGACACGTAATGCACATGCATCACTGACTCCACCATTTTAGGACCTAACATGTACTGGGCCAGCACCACCACCACAGCCATTACTGCAAATATCAAAGGGGTTCCAAAGCCTAGTAAAGTGCATATTACAGTAATCACCGCATATAAAATACCAAATAGTAGTGCGGTGGCTAACCAGAGTCTTAATGTTAGCAAAAATCTTCTCATTTCTACACATACCTCTTTAAGATTTCATTTTAAGTCTTCTATAAAATATTTTTCAGCCGTTTAATAATAGTGAATAAAGTATATAAATATTACTATTACCCTGGGACTGTAAATTTAATGGGTTTTACACTGTTCATCAAGATTTTATATTTGTTTATAATGGTTCTTTCACCAAACAAACCATATTAAAGCAAAGATTGTTTACAAATATCACTCAACACCCCAATAACTTTACAGCCCCTATGACCATTAGTGAAGTTTTCCAATAGTTAATTCAAATAGTAGAATTTTTTTTATTTGTATGTTCTAAAGCAATATTTTCATTATAATTCTGTGATTTGGAATTTTAGTATGGATCTAGTTTTTTTTCTAACCACTGTTGGAATAATGTTCAAATCGAAAAACCGATATTGATTTTTCAAGGGTTTATCAATTTGTAAATCAAACATCTAAACTGGTCTTTTAAATTCTTTTTTCAAGGATATGCTTTTTTGTGGTAATGATATAAAAGATATGCTAAGAAAACCACAACACCTACTCCAACTACTGTATCAAATAGATGCATGTAACCTTTAATATTTTCCCACTGAGGACCCATTAAGAATCCCACATATCCAAGGGCAAAGCACCAGGGTAGAGAACCAAAAAAAGTGTATATGCTAAATTTTTTGAGATCCATATTGGCTATACCCGCAGGAAGTGAGATAAAAGTGCGTATTCCGGGTATAAATCGGCTTATGAGCACTGCTTCGTGCCCATATTTGGCGAACCATTCATCAGCCAGGTTTAATCTGCTTTTGGTTATGAAAATATATTTACCATAAGTTTCTAAAAGAGGCCTGCCTCCCTTTAAACCCACAAAGTAAGCTATCAAAGAACCGAGAAGGTTTCCCAGGGTTCCAATCAAAGTAATCCCCCAAAGTGTCATTTGACCTTCCCAAACAACATATCCTGCAAAAGGCATTATTATTTCACTGGGAAGTGGTATGCAAGCACTTTCGATGGTCATTCCTATGAAAACACCCCAGTAACCTAATGATTCTATTAAATGGATTACTGTTTCACTTAAATATTCTATTGGGCTGAACATTGAAAAAGAAACCTCTTATTATATTTATTACCTCAAATAATTAAGATTAATAGAATTAATATTCCAAGGATAATTGGAATTTTTTCGGTTTGAAAAATGTTTTTTTAGTAGTTACGATATACGAGTTTAGGTTATGATTTATGGATTAGAGATTTAAATGTTGTGTTTAGGAGATTCAGATAATGAGAAAAATTGAGATATACAAAGATACTATTCTAATATTCCTTCGTGGATTGCTAATGGGCACTGCGGATGTTATTCCTGGAGTTTCCGGAGGCACCATGGCGTTGATCACCGGCATATACCAGAGACTGGTTCATGCCATTAGCCAGATAAATGCTAACTTCCTTATAGCAGCCTTAAAGGGGGATTTTGCTAAATCAAAGGAAGAACTCCTCAAATGGGATTTCAATTTATTCATACCTTTACTGTCAGGTATAGGTGTGGCAGTTTTAACCATGTCCAAGATCATGACGGTCATGCTGACGGTGTACACCGCCCCCACATTTGCTTTCTTCTTTGGCCTCATCTTAGCCTCGGCAGGTTTTGTATACAAACATGTTGATGAGGTTAATTTAAAGAATATCATATTTCTGGTATTTGGTCTTGTTTTTGCCATAATATTTGTGGGATTAAACCCTATACAAGCCAACCACTCACTGCCAGTCATATTCCTATCGGGAATGGTGGCCATCTGTGCCATGATACTCCCAGGAATCTCCGGAGCTTTTTTACTGCTTCTTCTAAACCAGTACGAGTACATGCTGGCAGCCTTAAATCAGCTGAAATTTCCAGATATCATTGCCTTTTGTTTGGGTGCTGTAATAGGTATTTTATCCTTCTCCCGACTCCTGGACTATCTTCTGCAGCATCACAAATCCGTGACCATGGCATTCCTGGTGGGTTTGATGGTGGGAACCCTAAGGCTTCCCTATACTAAAATAGTAACCACTATGGACTCCGTTATCCCGGTAATAGTGGCAGCAGTGATAGGTTTTGTTTTGGTAGTTGTCCTGGAAAGACAGTTTGAAAAATACCATCTGCATTGGGAGGCTTAAAAAAACTCCTAGAATATCTTATTTTTAAAAATTAACCTTTAAAGGATACTAAAATATTATTCGGTCCTTTTTCTAATTATTATTTAGTTCGTTTTTCTACTCAAACTTCTTAAAACCAGTGGAATTGAAACCGTGAGCTATTAAAAGTTGCTGGTCGCTACTTTGAAGTGGTTTCTCTTGGGCTGGTGGTATGGGGCTTCCTTTTTTGGCAAGAATAATTCCCATCTTTTTATTAGCTGCTAAAAACTTCCCTGCATTTCCGTTGATAAGTATATTACCTTTGATCATGTCGATGGCGGTGAAGTCATCAGTATCTCCATTAATGATCACTGTACCACCGTTTAAGAGTGCACCAGTATTTTTACCTGCATTTCCATTTATACGGACGGTACCATTCCTCATGAGTATTCCAGTGGACAGATCAACATCTCCATTTTTAACTATCTCAGCATCAACATTCAAACGAGCACCTACAGTATCTTTCACTGTTCCATCATCAATAATAAACTTTTTCCCGACAAATTGGCAGCCAATTAATTTATCTCCTCCCAAGCCATTGGTAACAATGTCAGTAATGCTTCTAAACTTTCTGTAACCTTTTTGGTTGGATTTTACTTCGACCAGGTTTCCCATTGGCTCTTTAACCTCTCCTTTAACATAAATATTTCCCCGGGTCATGCTGATCCCCATTCGGGTGTCAATATCTCCCTCCACATAGACATCTCCCACTGGAATGTCCTTACCTGTTCCTCCGAAGTACTGAAGGTCCACACCCATACTTGAAGCCAGGCGGTGACCGGCATCACCATTGATACGTACATTACCCTTATCTTTAAGGTGTTCCACCACTTCACCAAAGGTTAAATCATTTCCAGGGATTTTCCATGATGGGTCTAACTTCTCTCCCTTATGTTGCCAGTGGAAGTTGAAGGTAAAATCACACAGACAGTCTACTGGTTCGGTTACTTCTATTTCCAGAAATTTACCATCCTTCTCATCCTCTGATTTACTCCGGAAGAACTTGAACATAACAACCCCTCTTCTTGTTTTAAAAAACTTATATTTGCTATAATATTATCCAAGCTTATTAATAAAAAATCTCAAATAAAATTATTCAAAAACCATTAAAAAACCATTTGATATTGAGATAAAAAAAAAATAAAAAAAAATTTCATTTAATGTTGATGGTCATGATGATGAGGCAAGAAGTGGTGAAATTCCTCCAGGAAAATGGTGTGGAAACCAGATTCGTCAGTATAATGGATGGGAAGGTTTATATTAATAATCTAAAGTTGTCCCGGTTTTCACGCCGAAAGGAGGAGGTATTTCTGGAGCACTTCCCAGACTACGAGGTCAAAAGATCCAAGGTTTTCCAGAAGATCTGCACCAGAGCTTCCCGAGTACTCAAAACTGCACTGAATCCTCATGATAAGATATTAATCTCCGGTTCTTCAAATTGTGTAGATCTAACCCTGAGAACGGTCCTGGAGCCTTACACCCGCAAGTATGGTGTGGAGTTAATCATTATCCCTGAACTCGATTTCAGTCTCATGAAAGTTCAGAATATAGATGGAGAAGAACTAAAAGTAGATGCAGTGGCCCTGCCCCTTACCATGGATGAAGAAGTAGAACATATACTGGATCTTATGATCCATGGTGATAATTTAGAGCTTCTAAGTTCTAGAACTCAAAATAATGGTTTGCGCCTGATTTACCCCTTTATTAACGTTCCATTTTCATGGATCGAGTCTTGGATCGAGATCGAAGGATTGAAATGTTCAGTTGATGAATCTTATGGGATTCACAGGGAAATGTTGGAGTTTCTGGAGACTTATATTCCGGATGTAAGGGAGAAGATGATGCGATCTGCGATGTATATAAAGATAAACAGGTAATGGAAACGAATCAGCAAGGATATTGTCCTATCTTGAAGAAAGTGAAAAAGTTTTTAAAGTATCCCTATTATAGATTATTAAACCTAGAATATATCCGGAGGATGAAAGGTGCCTAAAAGTATAAAGGACATTCTGATTGAAATGAAGAACATGTCCGAATTAATGGTTGATTTAGCATATTCTGCACTACTTTTCAACAGTAAAGACGCTGCAGAAGAGGTTATAAAACTTGAAAACAAAGTTAATAGGCTTAATTATCAAATTAAGAAAGAATCACTCCTTGCTGCTAGAACAGTGGAGGATGCTGAAAAGTTAACTGCTCTACTGGAAGTAGGGGAAGCTGCTGAAACCATAGCTGACTCAGCAAAAGACATAGCTGATCTGGTTCTTAAGGATATGAAACCACACCCTGTTTTTAAGATGGTTATGGAAGAGTCAGATGAAGTCATAATGAGGGTTAAATTATCTGAAGGCTCAGAATTAGCTGATAAATCTTTAGGAGAACTTTTACTCGCCACAAGGACTGGGATGACTGTTATAGCTATAAGGCGAAATGAATCCTGGATTTATGGGCCTGATAAAAACACCATGCTATCTGTGGGGGACACACTTATAGCTAAAGGATACGAAACTGGTAGGTCCCTTCTCATCCAACTTGCCAATGGGGAAACTAAGCTAGAAGATCTTGAATACGAAGAATTTGCTGAAGACTGATAGGAAAAAATTTGTTGGTAAACTTTAAACAATTTTTTAAAAAATCTTTTACCATAATAATTCCTTTACTACCTTTTCACTCTTTTTACTTTTTCACTCTAATATTTTGAAATTTCTAAATATTGCTTGTGATTTTAGAAAATTACTCATTTATTCCCAATTTTTTTGGTAATTTTCCCAAACATTTATAAGTACATGTGAATATATCTTCTTTCCAGGACATTAAAAGGTGTTGGATAAAAAATGGATGATGTAGATTTGGCTATACTCCGCTCTTTGATTAAAAATTCGAGAATTACTATCTCCCAAATGTCAAAAGAAATTGATATTCCTGATGCCACCATTTCCAACAGGCTGAAAAAATTGGAGAGTAACATCATAAAACGTTACACTTTGATACCTGACTGGCAGAAAGTTGGTCTGGAGATAACTTCCATTATCATTATCCAGACAGAGTCCGAAAGGCATGAATTAGTAAAGGAGGAACTCTCTCGTCTTAAAGAAGTGTCAGAAGTTTATAGTGTATCTGGAGAATATGATATATTGATTAAAGTCTGGGTAAAGAGTATTGAGGATTTAAATCAATTGATCAATTCGAAAATACGGTCAATTGACGGTGTTGAAGATTTAACTGAGATGATAGTAATGGAAAGAGTTAAAGAGGATATCCCAGCACTTTAAAGGATGAAACGATATAAATGTGGGAAAATCAAATTATAACTGGCAATAGTAATGATTCAGGGTTTTTATTTGAATTATATTCCGTAAAATCAGCTAGTACTGTAATTTTAGGGTGTTTAGGTGAAATGGACAGAGAAACTATTGAAGATTATTGGCGACATAGTACACACCATTCTAGATTGGATGGTAAAATTAGCTGTGCTAGTTTCAAAAAGGTCTTTAAAGATTCTCAAGATTCCATTCATCATTAGTGGTAAGTTTACGAAGTTTTTCAGAGAAGTTTCCCGGGTTTTAGGAGAAACATTCGTTGCTCTTTTTATATGTGCTATTGGTGATTTAATAGCCGGTATAGTATTAAGTGGAATGACCAACACACTGGAAATACTTCCTGGCCTTATAGTTCTTATCCCAGGGGCAATCGGGATGAGAGGAAACATATTCGGAGCATTAGGGTCAAGACTTGGTTCGAACCTCCATATTGGTACTTTAACGCCGGAATTAAAAAAATCACCAGTTTTAAACCAGAACATAATATCTGCCATGATCTTAACGGTTATCATGTCCATTTTTCTGGCATTCGCTGCTAAGGGTTTTTGTATTCTCCTGGGATTTGAGAGTATCAGTATAGTGGACTTCACAGTAATCTCAGTTCTGGGAGGAATTTTTTCCGGGGCGCTACTGTTACCAGCCACCATTCTGATTTCCATTAAAAGCTATGAAAATGGATGGGACCCTGATAACGTTACTACACCCTTGATTGCAGCCTCTGGAGACCTTTTTACTATTCCTTCAATCCTTTTAGCTGTGCAAATACTTTTATGGATAAGGAATGGCTACGCTGACACAATTTTATTTGTAATATTTATTATAATTGGTATTGTGGGTTTCCTATACGGAATCAACAGAGGAGTTCATCTTAAGAAGATTATGGTGCACAGTACTCCCACCTTATTCCTTTCGTCACTATTTGGAACCACTGCAGGTACCATTTTAAACGGTAGCTTTTCCACCATTTTAAGTAATCCCAGTATCCTGGCTCTAGTGCCACTGTTTTCAGGTGAAAGCGGAGACTTGGTAAGTATCCTGGGGGCCAGATTATCTTCTGGTTTACACATTGGTTCTATAGAATCATCATTAAGACCAACAGAAGGAGCACTGAGGAATTTTGCCATTATCATAATCCTGGCCATAATCATTTACCCCTTAATTGGTATTTTAGCCTATTTCGGTTCATTAGCCGTTGGTGTTGAATCTTTAGAACTTGCTAAAATGGTTTTCATCAGCACATCCGCTGGATTAATGCTTACTCCAATAATGCTACTAATTGCATTTTACCTCAACACATTTTCCTACAGGAAAGGCCTTGATCCAGATAACATCGTAATACCTTTATCCACCAGTATAACTGACCCGGTGGCCAACACCTTTCTGGTGATGATGGTAATCTTCACATTGGGAGTAGCCGTTTAACGGGTTTTAAAATAGTTTCTTTTAGCATGGTTGGAGTATTGACAAAAAAAGCATTAAAAAAATAGGGAAACATTATTTAAAACTAAAAAGAGAAACTTGTTTTCCTTTTTCTTTGGATTGAGACTTCCTGGAATTATTTTTATCCTCGGATTGGCCTCCATTATTCTTCATTTCCTTCGATTCAGGGTGGGGTGCATTTTTTGAAATCTTCTTGGTTTCAGATTTCTTTGTCTTGGTGGTTTTTTTGGAAGTAGTTTTTTCAGTGGATTTAGCTGACCTTTTTCCAGCAGGTTTTCGCTTAGATTTCACAGGTGATGCTTTTTTCGCCTTTCTATTTTTAATTTTCCTCCTACGGAACTGTTTAACCTCAGCATCATCCAGATCAAAGTAATCAGCCAGATCACGGGCCAGTTCATCCTCTTCAAACATTATTTCATAGTAGGGGAATTGCTCGATGGCCACCTTACGGGAGGTATGCATACGTTCCCCCATCTTGGCTGCGACCCGGTCTCTGAGATCCCTCTTTGCCCTGTTCTTTGATAGTTTACTGTAAAAGGTGGAACTGGCATATCTGGAGAACTTCTTATAGGTTTCATCCTTGGCCAGGGCCACCCCCACGCCCATGAGGTCGTAGCTATACTTCCAGTAACCATAATGTCTGGTATGGAAGGCTCTCCCCAGGTACATATCTGCCTCTGCCACTCTATCATATGCCTTCTCAATTTCCTCTGCCTTTTCATATTCCCGGGGAATGTTTTCCGTGATCTGTTCCAGGATAAAACCAGGTTCTGCTTCCAAACGAAGGGCATCTCTGATTCTTTTAGGGTTCTTGCTTTTAAGAACAGTGCGTATGGAATCAAATATGTTGTTAATGTTATCCTTTTCAGATATGATATCCAAATCCTGAGAGGTGATTTTATCCTTTCCCTGGGCAATCACCTGCAAGTCGTTAATGGCTGACCGGAGATCCCCGCGTGATCTTTTGGCCAGGGTGCGGAGTACGTGCTCTTCAAAGTCAACACCCTCCTTAACACAAATCTTTTTGAGTAAG from Methanobacteriaceae archaeon encodes the following:
- a CDS encoding DedA family protein, with protein sequence MFSPIEYLSETVIHLIESLGYWGVFIGMTIESACIPLPSEIIMPFAGYVVWEGQMTLWGITLIGTLGNLLGSLIAYFVGLKGGRPLLETYGKYIFITKSRLNLADEWFAKYGHEAVLISRFIPGIRTFISLPAGIANMDLKKFSIYTFFGSLPWCFALGYVGFLMGPQWENIKGYMHLFDTVVGVGVVVFLAYLLYHYHKKAYP
- a CDS encoding DUF368 domain-containing protein — its product is MRKIEIYKDTILIFLRGLLMGTADVIPGVSGGTMALITGIYQRLVHAISQINANFLIAALKGDFAKSKEELLKWDFNLFIPLLSGIGVAVLTMSKIMTVMLTVYTAPTFAFFFGLILASAGFVYKHVDEVNLKNIIFLVFGLVFAIIFVGLNPIQANHSLPVIFLSGMVAICAMILPGISGAFLLLLLNQYEYMLAALNQLKFPDIIAFCLGAVIGILSFSRLLDYLLQHHKSVTMAFLVGLMVGTLRLPYTKIVTTMDSVIPVIVAAVIGFVLVVVLERQFEKYHLHWEA
- a CDS encoding ATPase, encoding MMMRQEVVKFLQENGVETRFVSIMDGKVYINNLKLSRFSRRKEEVFLEHFPDYEVKRSKVFQKICTRASRVLKTALNPHDKILISGSSNCVDLTLRTVLEPYTRKYGVELIIIPELDFSLMKVQNIDGEELKVDAVALPLTMDEEVEHILDLMIHGDNLELLSSRTQNNGLRLIYPFINVPFSWIESWIEIEGLKCSVDESYGIHREMLEFLETYIPDVREKMMRSAMYIKINR
- a CDS encoding potassium channel family protein → MKNMSELMVDLAYSALLFNSKDAAEEVIKLENKVNRLNYQIKKESLLAARTVEDAEKLTALLEVGEAAETIADSAKDIADLVLKDMKPHPVFKMVMEESDEVIMRVKLSEGSELADKSLGELLLATRTGMTVIAIRRNESWIYGPDKNTMLSVGDTLIAKGYETGRSLLIQLANGETKLEDLEYEEFAED
- a CDS encoding Lrp/AsnC family transcriptional regulator, with protein sequence MDDVDLAILRSLIKNSRITISQMSKEIDIPDATISNRLKKLESNIIKRYTLIPDWQKVGLEITSIIIIQTESERHELVKEELSRLKEVSEVYSVSGEYDILIKVWVKSIEDLNQLINSKIRSIDGVEDLTEMIVMERVKEDIPAL
- a CDS encoding magnesium transporter; amino-acid sequence: MKWTEKLLKIIGDIVHTILDWMVKLAVLVSKRSLKILKIPFIISGKFTKFFREVSRVLGETFVALFICAIGDLIAGIVLSGMTNTLEILPGLIVLIPGAIGMRGNIFGALGSRLGSNLHIGTLTPELKKSPVLNQNIISAMILTVIMSIFLAFAAKGFCILLGFESISIVDFTVISVLGGIFSGALLLPATILISIKSYENGWDPDNVTTPLIAASGDLFTIPSILLAVQILLWIRNGYADTILFVIFIIIGIVGFLYGINRGVHLKKIMVHSTPTLFLSSLFGTTAGTILNGSFSTILSNPSILALVPLFSGESGDLVSILGARLSSGLHIGSIESSLRPTEGALRNFAIIIILAIIIYPLIGILAYFGSLAVGVESLELAKMVFISTSAGLMLTPIMLLIAFYLNTFSYRKGLDPDNIVIPLSTSITDPVANTFLVMMVIFTLGVAV
- a CDS encoding replication factor C large subunit, which codes for MLWTEKYRPQKMDEVLGNKKAVEEVDEWVEGWEHGHPQKCLLLIGPPGTGKTTLAHLISVYFSDHIELNASDKRSFDIIMDTIGEASSSSSLFGKGRKLIILDEVDGLHGNEDRGGIRAINKIIKEGHHPIIMMANDPYSKRITSLKSKCKVINIRKVHTNSIVALLKKICVKEGVDFEEHVLRTLAKRSRGDLRSAINDLQVIAQGKDKITSQDLDIISEKDNINNIFDSIRTVLKSKNPKRIRDALRLEAEPGFILEQITENIPREYEKAEEIEKAYDRVAEADMYLGRAFHTRHYGYWKYSYDLMGVGVALAKDETYKKFSRYASSTFYSKLSKNRAKRDLRDRVAAKMGERMHTSRKVAIEQFPYYEIMFEEDELARDLADYFDLDDAEVKQFRRRKIKNRKAKKASPVKSKRKPAGKRSAKSTEKTTSKKTTKTKKSETKKISKNAPHPESKEMKNNGGQSEDKNNSRKSQSKEKGKQVSLFSFK